In the Pochonia chlamydosporia 170 chromosome Unknown PCv3seq00026, whole genome shotgun sequence genome, one interval contains:
- a CDS encoding glutathione-dependent formaldehyde-activating (similar to Metarhizium robertsii ARSEF 23 XP_011410903.1) gives MSTWFTVLARVAEFTAFDAIPLAADCLPIHQLRINAAAELTCTPRFVDATRTFEFEAKLTGYYGDPAPPALRNDRAFKASQTRTKTQYIYAEQSPKFDRTLGSENLRAQSRLFVDGFYTFPDEETQQPGYLDLLAVSFNSTNKDPVNSVGSPAKGGSSRRRDVPLKMSPGKQANMRRVPAPMTPPNSRFALHSGSSASTPHTVSDTFTPGSASSTPSLTMGDGSRGGLVVDFEVLKSGPEAQDDHSAMGSFAPGGLQNKRQATAPPQEPSSKRSRKPSQKAKEMLTEDELEE, from the exons ATGTCTACGTGGTTTACTGTTCTCGCCCGTGTAGCTGAG TTTACTGCCTTTGACGCTATTCCTTTGGCAGCGGACTGTCTGCCCATCCATCAGTTGCGTATCAATGCGGCAGCGGAATTAACTTGCACACCGCGGTTTGTAGACGCCACTCGCACGTTCGAATTCGAAGCGAAGCTTACTGGGTACTATGGCGATCCCGCCCCTCCAGCCTTACGCAACGACAGAGCCTTCAAAGCTTCGCAAACCCGTACAAAGACTCAATACATTTACGCTGAACAGTCTCCCAAATTTGATCGCACTCTCGGTAGCGAAAACCTGCGCGCTCAGAGCAGGCTCTTCGTCGATGGTTTCTATACCTTTCCAGATGAGGAGACCCAGCAGCCTGGGTATCTTGACTTGCTCGCGGTGTCCTTTAactccaccaacaaagacCCTGTAAACAGTGTCGGTTCTCCTGCCAAGGGGGGCTCATCTCGTCGTAGAGATGTGCCGCTTAAGATGTCACCTGGCAAGCAGGCAAACATGAGAAGAGTGCCCGCTCCTATGACTCCGCCCAACTCGCGCTTTGCTTTGCACAGTGGGAGTTCCGCTTCAACGCCTCATACTGTATCTGACACATTTACTCCCGGGAGCGCCAGTTCCACCCCCTCCCTCACAATGGGTGATGGCAGCAGGGGGGGTTTAGTTGTTGATTTTGAGGTTCTCAAGAGCGGGCCCGAGGCTCAAGACGATCATTCTGCGATGGGCTCTTTTGCCCCAGGTGGTTTGCAGAACAAGCGCCAAGCAACTGCTCCCCCTCAGGAGCCTTCTTCTAAGCGCAGTCGGAAGCCGAGCCAGAAAGCAAAGGAGATGTTGACCGAAGATGAGCTTGAGGAATAA
- a CDS encoding replicase/helicase/endonuclease (similar to Metarhizium acridum CQMa 102 XP_007816084.1) yields the protein MPPPTSNQDRLRMIRTPVQSFFNDNSQALLETFSINTQVNQRSRFPPPDNGRGRYAKDDDIIIVNTTRVRRRRHRHRSNEDTEFPSARPRRRRVGAIFAEAEVRFRGMRKRFKDRWNKEFPDTPCAECATLLLPRKRQQRAFQDNHEYGITRVFNVPVTDEPGGVILCEDCRKEPQAPIDCGKVPQCIASLPRRSTLFISPFKLDTNLGRTLGYDLHATPYVYRTLSGVINTNPINERANMLYSGTLGAYLQSSPHRVDQHQNLEHLIHVRNWLLQRNPVFQRNDVRAHLQINHPLPTVDLPENSDEQRPQTRPDLVMNPFQYDQETRNEHFRYDRLSIGAVQVPEGHPPKPMLYRTDPDVEVLCFPHVYPYGKGQFVQGERREDGRSRYTRHMDTKRKLNSYNRAFRDDYYWAAWAYQEMEATRIFQNTNRLIHNKTRQAIDNRLPQHQLLQQSNYGTHSIISETLTHGIPGSIRTGEAYFLEKERLVNSMIAGHGLPQLFITLTFNEGWEEFKNILRSISSTAMPSNHPWEGVQYYYERIHNLKSKFWKGKSNHAKFGVLKELIERFEFQLRGAIHSHCLLWTEKSIVELLAFGFVRADIPDPEKEPELHSLVMKYQIHKCKDHICGGPGRYGKCSKGFPADVSGRTFHQPGNPRYTYARTEADVWVIPYNSQLLLIWEGHCNVQFVTSQGLASYITKYVTKRATLSGRCGRLYNNSEAPVGSQNGIYGNNCAVLGVGHFSLHQRISLPSNQYS from the coding sequence ATGCCGCCACCAACGAGCAACCAGGACCGACTGCGCATGATACGGACCCCTGTTCAATCGTTTTTTAACGATAATAGCCAAGCACTGTTGGAAACTTTCTCCATCAATACACAAGTCAACCAGCGCAGCCGGTTTCCACCGCCCGACAATGGCAGGGGTCGTTACGCAAAAGACGATGATATTATTATTGTTAATACTACAAGGGTtcgtcgccgtcgtcatcgtcatcgtaGTAACGAGGATACAGAGTTTCCCTCGGCGAGACCTCGACGGCGCCGGGTGGGCGCGATATTCGCAGAAGCTGAGGTGCGATTTCGAGGCATGAGGAAAAGATTTAAGGACCGCTGGAACAAGGAGTTCCCCGATACACCATGTGCCGAGTGCGCAACCTTGCTGCTCCCGAGGAAGCGCCAACAGAGAGCATTCCAGGACAACCATGAAtacggcatcaccagagtgttcaatgttcctgtGACTGACGAACCTGGTGGCGTGATTCTCTGCGAGGACTGTCGCAAAGAGCCTCAGGCTCCTATAGACTGCGGCAAGGTCCCTCAGTGCAttgcttctcttccacgGCGATCGACTCTATTCATATCCCCTTTCAAGTTGGATACGAATCTAGGAAGGACTTTAGGGTACGACTTACACGCAACCCCTTACGTGTACCGTACCTTGTCAGGCGTTATTAATACGAATCCGATTAATGAGCGAGCGAACATGCTCTATTCTGGCACACTTGGGGCTTATCTGCAGAGCAGTCCACATCGAGTAGACCAACACCAGAATCTCGAGCATCTAATTCATGTTCGCAATTGGCTGCTGCAAAGAAACCCCGTCTTCCAAAGGAATGATGTGCGGGCGCATCTTCAAATCAACCACCCGTTACCAACTGTCGACCTCCCTGAGAACAGCGATGAGCAGCGACCTCAAACACGCCCGGATCTTGTCATGAACCCCTTTCAGTACGACCAAGAAACAAGGAATGAGCATTTCCGATACGACAGGCTCTCCATTGGGGCAGTACAGGTCCCCGAAGGACATCCTCCAAAGCCGATGCTATATCGAACTGATCCGGATGTCGAGGTGCTCTGCTTTCCGCACGTTTATCCTTACGGGAAAGGACAATTTGTACAAGGAGAGCGCCGCGAAGATGGGCGCTCTAGATATACGCGCCACATGGACACAAAACGGAAGCTCAATTCCTACAACCGCGCTTTCAGAGACGATTATTACTGGGCTGCGTGGGCATACCAAGAAATGGAAGCGACAAGAATCTTTCAGAATACAAATCGCCTTATTCATAATAAAACGAGGCAAGCTATAGACAACCGTCTtcctcagcatcaactcCTACAGCAGTCGAATTATGGGACACATTCTATTATTAGTGAAACTCTCACACATGGTATACCTGGCTCAATCCGAACCGGAGAAGCTTATTTTCTCGAAAAGGAACGCCTCGTAAACTCGATGATTGCAGGCCACGGGCTCCCCCAACTCTTTATCACGCTGACTTTTAATGAAGGCTGGGAAGAATTTAAGAACATTTTGCGGTCTATCTCTTCTACTGCTATgccatccaaccatccatGGGAGGGAGTTCAATATTACTACGAGAGGATCCATAATCTAAAATCCAAATTCTGGAAAGGGAAGTCCAACCAcgccaagtttggtgtcCTAAAGGAACTAATCGAAAGATTTGAGTTTCAATTACGGGGCGCAATACACAGCCATTGCTTATTGTGGACTGAGAAGTCTATCGTGGAATTGCTTGCGTTTGGTTTTGTCCGCGCAGATATTCCCGATCCCGAAAAGGAGCCTGAGTTGCATAGCCTTGTCATGAAATATCAGATTCACAAATGCAAAGACCACATTTGTGGCGGACCCGGGAGGTACGGAAAGTGCTCCAAGGGCTTTCCAGCAGACGTGTCGGGCAGGACGTTTCATCAGCCTGGCAACCCCAGGTATACTTATGCCCGCACCGAAGCTGACGTGTGGGTAATTCCTTATAACTCTCAATTGCTATTAATCTGGGAAGGCCACTGCAACGTTCAGTTCGTGACGAGCCAAGGTCTTGCCTCTTACATCACGAAATACGTCACCAAACGAGCCACTCTCTCAGGTCGTTGTGGGCGATTGTACAACAACTCAGAAGCACCTGTTGGCTCGCAGAATGGGATCTATGGAAATAATTGTGCTGTGCTTGGGGTTGGACATTTTTCGCTGCACCAGCGGATCTCTCTACCTTCCAACCAGTATTCCTGA